One Ostrea edulis chromosome 6, xbOstEdul1.1, whole genome shotgun sequence genomic window, caaaacaaaagttgaaataatgaataaacatgtagtttttttacttgtaagtttaaacattggaattttttaaaattgtataacATACAAGCATTTTCACATATCTAAACATTATTTCGCTAATATTTTTTCGATTTACATACAGTAAATTGCACGTAAAAGTGAAATAATTTCTCACTGATCTGGTTTCTATTACCAAAAGCTTCTTCTATAAATCTCTTTGaacaaaaacttgaaaataaagcCATTTTTTAGCTGCAACAGCATAACACACAAAATATCCCTTTTTTCAGTTGtatatcttgaatatttttttttaatagaacaTGGGACTGTTATACATCATTGGATTTGTTAAAGGTACCATTTGGTCAATATTTGGTCATATTTGTTATGGGTTTAATCATATATCTTGATGTAAAATGCATTATAACATTAGCAAGTATGAATTATCACCAATACTGTGAAAATGGCGTAAAAAATTAAGATTACCAAGGTGACCCGACCCGGCCCGGTCCAGattttactacccattttaccaactatcaTCTTATTCTTTAAATTCAGTCATTACATGGTAATAATACTACCGAAATTTGATTAGATGAATGTGATACATTAATTGAGTTGGTACATTGCGTTGACCAGATAACCACCGTTAGAATCATCATTGAACAGACAATCGAGTGGCAGTCATCACTCTACCCCAACTTCATCCATTTCCAGAAGGCATTCGACAGCGTAGACCACCAAGTGCTCTGGGGAATCCTTGGACACTATGGAATTCCGCGCAAAGTTATTTCCATCATACAACAACTTTATGCCGGATTCACATGTCAAGTAATCCATGAAGGAACCATCACAGAGCCATTCCCAGTAACAACCGGGGTGAGACAAGGATGCCTGCTCTCTCCTCTACTCTTCCTTCTAGTGATAGACTGGGTCAGCAAAACAGCCTACAGTAGCCCAACTGGCATTCAGTGGACACTAGTAAGACGTCTGGAAGACCTTCACTTTGCTGACGACATCTGCACACTATCTCACCGTCTTCAAGACTCCCAACATCAAGCCTCCAACCTAGAAGCAACAGCAAAAAAAACTGGTCTTTACATCAACACCCAGGAAACAAAATCAATGAGAATCAACTCCATACAAACTGACGCAATCGAGATAAACAACATGGAATTAGAGGACATCAAAGACTTCACCTACTTAGAAAGTATTGTCAGTAAATCTGGGGGCACAGACAAACACATCATAGCAAGAAAAAGGAAGGCCCAGCAAGCTTTTGCCATGTTAAGACCAGTATGGCGAAGCAAGGCACTGAGAACACGCACCAAGATCAGAATCTTCAACACCAACGTGAAGTCTGTTCTAATATATGGGTCTGAAACCTGGAGAGAAACATCAACATCCATGAAATCAGTCCAGGTTTTTGTAAACAAGTGCCTGAGAAACATCCTCGGGATAAGGTGGCCAGATGTTATAAGCAATGCAAACCTGTGGAAGAGGATCAACCAACAACCCGTGGAAATCACCATCAGAACACGCAGATGGAACTGGATAGGGCATACACTGAGGAAACCTAATACTAATATCACAAAACAAGCCCTAGAATGGAATCCACAGGGACAGAGAAAGCGGGGACGGCCAAAGAACACCTGGCGCAGGGTATTAACATCAGACCTGAAGAAAATTGGCAAGACCTGGGGAGAAGCTAAGACCATTGCACAAGACAGAGGGAGATGGAAAGCCACTGTAGCCGCCCTTTGTCCCCCATGGGACGAAGTGGattaatgatgatgatgattacCAACTATCGAATAAGATAGGTTCATCGAtggccaagccgaatctcaaccgagattaatAGATAGGTCTAGAACCAGTCACACTGACTTTGTGTGTAATTGTGATGAACAAGGATGCCTCTACCaaatttgttaaattcatggcccctgggtcaggagTTCTGGTGATAAGGTTGGGCTTTATGGTTCATATAGATAAGCGGGTGTCCTGGTTACCTGTAGTGCTCTCGATTCTCACTGCTACGActcgagttcgatccccgtgatcagcagtggttgtatgtgagagagtATGGTGGTCCCCCACTGGGACATGTGGGATTCCttcgggtactccggtttcctcccacataaatgaccccctagctgCATTCATCCATGCATCAAAGGACCCATTGGAAGTAAGTTTTCATGGGCAATTCttgatatgtacatatatttgtatgtatatataccaaaaaaacatttctttgttGTGAAAATCCATTATTTTGTTCTTAACACCTAGGCATTAAACTATGAAAATGTCAGTAAATGTTAAAAGTATTCACCCATTTTGAAATTTCTTGAATGGAAAGATGACAAGTAAAGTTTATTCCTAATAGATGGGGTCCTCTAAATGCTCTGCCCTCTATTGGTTAGTATTTCAAGGTAAACAAGAACTGGCTATTAAATTGAAGAAATTAATAAGAAGGGAAATTTAAAGAGGGAAAATGTTATAGTGGGAGGCTGCATTTTCCTGCATAAATCAGGAGAGTTAACATAAGTTTATGAAGGTCTTCCTGTTATAAGTCCATGTTCTGGATGTCTGGATATCTCTTGCCTTTTGATATACTGATCACCTGAAGTTCAGGGTTGATTATCAGCATAAGATTTAACAAGAAAGGAGATGACTGGACTGAAAattgaacccgggacccctACATTACGAGTACAGGGCACTATCCGCTGAGGTCTCCCAGCCAATATCCAGGGTCCATATAGCCTAAACCTCTACACATGATTTAAAATGCTCTTAAGTTCAtctattttcacttttcttatacTTTCAGTTTCTTCCGAGGGGAAACTTTAGCAGATTGGCCACATCCGTAAAAATTCTACAGAACACCACGGCAACAAATTCCTGCATGAAATGTCATGGACGTTATAAATTTTCATCGCCACATATACACCCAAATCCTTCTGCGAGATTTAAAAAACTTAGAACCAGAAAAACCATGAAACAGTTGTGGGAGACGGTAttgaattttgattattttttatataattcgcaatttaatttttgatgaaGGATACTTCATTAGTATATAGATGTAGGGCAATGACACCATAGAAAACTGCATCTAAGCAAATATTTCCAAGAATGCAATATTTCgaattttcttaatgaaattgATGAGAGTTGTATTCTTTCATGAGAAATAATTTACGATATACggtatttgattttttattactCAACAGGCGGAGGAGAAACAACCCCCATACATAGTGAAGGAACCAACCCGCGTATATACCAAACCAACGGAAATAGGGATCACAAATTCTGGTGAGTCAGAGAGATAGAAGATTTATTGTAGTTTATCATGTATTGTTCAAGTTCACAACTGAAATAGGGATCACAAATTCTGGTGAGAGACAAAAGATTCATTAAAGTTTATCATTTATTGGGTTGTACTTCTACAAGTTTACAacagaaataaattattttaatgtttaCTTTTGCATAACATCATGTCACATCCCTGTATTGTGATGTTGTAGGTAGAGTGATGAACTCCTATATTCCGATGGAGAAGGACGCCAGGAAAGAATTGACTTCAAAGGAGGTAGGACATTGTATAAGTGTATTATCCCAAGGTCAAATTCAGTAATTTTCTACTAACACATTGTATAAGTGTATTGTCCCAAGGTCAGATTCAGTAATTCTCTACTaacacattgtacatgtataagtgtaTTGTCCCAAGGCCAAATTCAGTTACACATTGTAGAAGAGTATTGTCCCAAGGTCAAATTCAATAAcacattgtataaatgtattgtCCCAAGGTCAAAATTCAGTAACACATTGTATAAGTGGATACAATTTAGGTGGATAGgccctcagtactccttgcttgtcgttagaggcaactaaatgggccGTCCTTTTGGAAGAGACTGCAAAAAttgaggccccatgtcacagcaggtgtggcacgataaagaaccctccctgctcaaaggtaataagcaccgagcatagacctaaattttgtagcccttcaccggcagtggtgacgtctccatatgagtgaaatattcttgagctggatgttaaacaatatacaaccaaccaactcaAGGTCATATTCAATATCATGAATTCCTTGAAAGTTATTGAAATTTCATGCATATAAAAGTGGACAATATGACAGACAACATAATGTACTGTTATGAATGAATTTTCAGTTTGAATTCTAACATTTCtattatgtatgtgtatgttatGTAAAGAAAATTCGCCCGTGAAATTACAATCTTGACAAAATTTTGCTTATTAAATTCGAAAAATCCTGTACACTAATGCAGAACGATACCATCTATatgttatatactgtaattttACCATCTGTATGTTATTTAACTTGAAAGTCATAATATATTAGATGTATATTTCTTATCAAGAAATTTCAAGAGGACAGAAAGCGAATACTGGGTAAAATCTCCAAGGTTAGATTCATCAGGTTTGTGAAGAAGTACGACACAGCGTTTAACCAGAGGGAATTTCTCGCTCACGCTCATCACATCTACATCACAGCTCACAACTGTATCAAAAGGTAACGCTGATCAAAAGGTAACACTGAAAAATGTCGAGGGAAGTTAGCTCCTCAGCTCTTCAGCACAAGTATACAAAACTACAAGCACTATGGTGGCTAGTTTTctctttgtttttatatttcccTTTCAATgtgcaaataaaatatatacttgaAAAAGATTAAAACAATGCTGCAAAGCTGATGCTTCGCCTTTAAATGTATTAGTATATCGATCTTCTACATCATGATGATGCACTACACTACCccattttttctgaaatttataCAATTGATCATGGACGAAATATAATTCATGTATCTGAATTCAGTTGATGATTTGGTTTCTGTAGGATCAGAGAAAATGAGGAGGAGTTGATTGATTACGTTACACAGAATGTCTATGGGGTGAGTGATACATGTGGATGTGTAACGGAGGattttatttaacatacatCTCTGCAACTTGTAACAGCTTGTGTGTATTCATTTTTCATGTCAAGCTCTGGTTGAATAATTTTTGGCAGAGTTGTGCCCCTTGAAAATTAGAAATTTTTGTACAGTTCATATATAGTCTGCTCAATATGTCAGTCATAGATGGACATTTTGAGTTGAAATTCAGGATGCAGATTTGTCAAGAGAATACACAGGTCAGGTTCATATCTGGCTCAGATCACAAATAGTTTTTAggcagagttatgccccttgaagttaaaaaattccaaagaatTCATTTTCTGCTCATGATCTCAGTCACATGGACATTTTGGGATGTAGATACTGGTATATCATAAGAATATGCAAATCAAATACTTTGATTATGCGATTGGATGACTCTGGCTTGGTTATGGCCCTTGGGGTAAGgaaatttcaaacaattcatGGACATTTTAGATTGAAATAGggaatatagatatacatgtatgatgaaaatGCACAGGTAAACTTTGTTGCTAATGGAGATGTTAATGACGCTCCAACGTAGTCATTGAAATGAGGTCtcagtttttgaaaatttcaaagccATAGCTCAGAATGAAGGAATAGATACCTGTAGGAGTTTGTACAGACAACTAATAGATACCTGTAGAAGTTTGTACAGACAACTAATAGATACCTGTAGAAGTTTGTACTGAcaatagatagatacctgtagaAGTTTGTAAAGACAACTGATAGATACCTGTAGAAGTTTGTACAGAcaatagatagatacctgtagaAGTTTGTACAGAcaatagatagatacctgtagaAGTTTGTACAGACAACTAATAAATACCTGTAGGAGTTTGTACAGAcaatagatagatacctgtagaAGTTTGTAAAGACAACTGATAGATACCTGTAGAAGTTTGTACAGAcaatagatagatacctgtagaAGTTTGTACAGACAACTAATAGATACCTGTAGAAGTTTGTACAGAcaatagatagatacctgtagaAGTTTGTACAGACAACTAATAAATACCTGTAGGAGTTTGTACAGAcaatagatagatacctgtagaAGTTTGTAAAGACAACTGATAGATACCTGTAGAAGTTTGTACAGAcaatagatagatacctgtagaAGTTTGTACAGACAACTAATAGATACCTGTAGAAGTTTGTACAGAcaatagatagatacctgtagaAGTTTGTACAGACAACTAATAGATACCTGTAGGAGTTTGTACAGACAAATAGTAGATACTTGTAGAAGTTTGTACAGACAACTAGAGTTGAATTATACCccttcattagatttaattggTGTAGCTTGGAGGTCTTTATACACTGTCACCTGGGACTTGCATGTGTGAACAACCATAGTGACAATGGAATTTATTATTTGATGGCATTTTATTCACGCGAGACTTAGATTTTAATTTGTAGTAAGAGGAACCAATATTGTTGTAACCAATATTTTAATCAGTTTGAAAGGAAATAAAAGAGAATTAGTCAGgaactaaaaaaaatttatttggCATTTCATTGTATCTGATTTAGTTGTAAACAGGCCACTtcattttataatgtttatatacacacatattatATCATTTAGCAAATGACAAAAGGGATGCACGACAAGACTATCGAGTGGGAGTTTGTTGAGTCAATGGAACAACCTAAAATAGTCAATGCGGCTGCAGGTCACCTGGGGACAAAGGATAACTCCTACGCCCAGTTTACTGTTAGATTTCACACATTACAGGTAAGTCAAACAGCTAATACAGGTATGTCACGCACcatttaagaatttttcactcatatagggGTGATACCTGCTTTCATGAAGTGCCACAAAAATTTAGATCGATGTATGGTTCTCTGGGCTGTAGCCATGAGGGtcctttatcgtgccaatgtGTACCGTTAAACTGGACCTATGTTTATAAAGGTCATATACAAAAGACCTCGAGACTTCCCTTCTAATACTGTACAaaggaactgtcactacctttATATACAAAAGACCTCGAGACTTCTACTTCTGATACTGTACAAAagaactgtcactacctttATTAAATGTCTCAGGTTTGATCTGACACTGAGATCGAGAATCAAATCTGGTTCTTGTGATCACAAAGCGAATGCCCTAACCACTAGAGAGCACCCCAAACACTAGGGAACGCCTCAAGCACTAGGGAACAGCCCCAAACACTTGGGAACACCTCAAACACTAGAGAGCACCCCAAACAATAGGGAATGCCCCAAACACTAGGGAACGGCCCCAAACACTAGGGAACACCCCCAAAAAACTAGGAAATACCCCCAAACACTAGGGAACACCCCAACCATTAGGGAACACCCCCAAAACACTAGGGAATGCCCCAATCACTAGGGAACACTCCAACCACTTAGGAATGTCCCAATTACTAGCAAACACCCCAAAACACTAGGGAACACACCAACCACTAGGGAACACCCCGACCAATAGGAAACACCCCAACCACTAGAGAACACTCCAATTACTAGGAAACACCCCAAAACACAAGGGAACGACCCAAAACACTAGAGAACAGCCCCAAACACTAGGGAACACTCCTAAACACCAGGGAACAGCCCAAAACACTAGGGAATGGCCCCAAACACTAGGGAACACTCTTAAACACTAGGGAACGCCCCAACCACTAGGGAACACCCCAAACACTAGGGAACACCCAATACACTAGGGAATGCCCCAACCACTAGGGAACACCCAACCACTTAGGAATGTCCTAACCACTAGCAAACACCCCAAAACACTAGGGGAACACCCCAAACACTAGGGAATGCCCCAACCACTAGGGAACACCCCAACCACTAGGGAACACCCCAAAACACAGGGAATGCCCCAACCACTAGAGAACACCCTAACCACTAGGGAACACCCCCAAAACACTAGGAAACACCCCCAAACACTAGGGAACACCCCAAAACACTAGGGAACACCCCATCCACTTAGGAATGTCCCAACCACTTTGGAACACCCCAACTACTAGGGAACACCCCAAAcgcttttttatatataaatattttgttgtttaaaacACTCGAAAAATCCTCAAGGTCAGAAAAGACAAAAATGATACCTgcctttatatacatgtacatgatatatatatatacatgtagcatcaagtttattcaaatcatggcaccTGGTACAAAGCTTGTACAACAATAGGGGTCCCAAGTTTTATGTTGGAAGATaggatgataataataataaaatttatatagtgccttatttttaaatacaaattacTCTGAGGTGCTTTACAAGGGTAGAGATGaagaatgcaacaataaaacacaattaaatgacagtcttacatttgtaaaattatcaaactaAAACACTCTAATGAAAATCAATAactaaaattttttttatatataaaaataacttTAAAAGAATGTTATTTTCAAGAACAAAATCCAGCATTACATACAACTGTAGGTACATCATCATCAGATACCCACAGCTGATTTCGTCTTCTAATCAGACGAGATTAGTCATGGGTATCggacaatgtatatacatgtaccgcaCAAGTATCCTCGTATAGTGTACCAAGCTCCagtcagctcagtatattccgttacgctacaactccaataCTCGTAGGAAAAAGTCAAACTTGTTATTGCGGGATTCCAGTATAATTCGTTGTATCAACAAttgagtttttaagagtcaagaatgatgatctaaattatctgttaacaatattcgaTCTTTTATGAAATGTATTTCAGCTGGTATACttgtgaatatttcaatattaaatcgggttcgtaattcaattttaccgataaacgatagattagttgaattgaaagaaTTAGTTACctgtatgtaaataatttttaactagataaaaatatggaaatacttgtacattatacataattttaaaatacttaaaCAATAcgatatgtctagatatttatgaacaataatcatttgtgtggtagtccatgataatcgtcggagttgtttaaaaaacactacattacgccgcccagaaaaataccaatcttagGACacacctataagtcggacatagagttttggaccaaaaattgactcccaaaaatccgacttataggcaagTATATAAGAGTTGTGGCCCATGAAAATCTGGAGTATAGACCTTCATGATTTCATATCTAATCATATTCTGCTCTAATTTTCAGAAATTAGCCATTTATAATCGTTTTGGAAAGCTGATTTACGGGGACAGGGATCGTCCTCGCTATGTGCTGGAAtatgtattatttgaaaaacacgTCTCCGACACGGAAGGAAAATGGAGGATAGCTGGCAAAATCACACCAGAATGGAAGAAAAAGGGCTTCTCCTTCCTTCACACCTGGAAAGAGGAAGCACCGAAGAAGGAAGTTGTAGGGTTTGAGGACTTAGAACCGTTTAGAGTTCATCGATACAATCCCGAGTATCCTGATGAAATGACTTCCGATGAAATGACCAATCATTCTGATGACAAGACTGATGATCAAATCGACAGTGTGACAAATAAGAATTGAGGATGGGaaggattttgaaataaattattttatatgtaaatgCTTGTAATTTGTAATGGAGGGTACTTCCGATTACTAGTACTGATATGAAGCTGACCCGAGTGTTAATTTACATCGTACAGGGCTGTTTTTATAAGCTACTGTCCAAGAGAGGTCTTCAAAACAAGTCACTCATTATTCAGGTTGTACTCAAACTTCCAAAAACACTCGTTAATGTGTCATCACCACTGCATTGcaaaattaaaacaagaggttcatgggccacattgctcacctgaatcaccttggcccttccattgttcagctgttgtgatttttaatattttttatcgatctttattcccatgaaatatGTTGAtcccccatattgtggcccctacctagccccaaaggatcacatcATAACTGAAAATTAATTCACATAATATAGAattgcctcaacaccaatatgactaacatgatcttgctgttctggagagAAATTTTTCGATTGATTGTTTAAATATGCCCTCATCAGATATCTATTATCTAGTCTTATGGACCCTGTAAAAAGAATGCCATCCAAGCAAATGCTTATCAAGgtcaacaagagtaccacaaacagtaCAACAAGCCCGTTGGACCtaagtgcaatatctgtatccatgatgagaaaaagtccaaaaaattatttgacctacttatcaTTTGACCTGAAGTAGGTCGtggtgcaccaatcaagttgaaatgtggaccaattatgtatttctctgagagggaagttgtgacaaaattttagGGAAATACCGGTatgcataatgaaaaaaaaaacccagtctGGAATACTGTTTTGCCTACTttacccctaaagtaggtcatggtacACCAATTCCGCTGAATgtaaactgaacttgtattgcttgtgactaaatttcatatctgtatccataaatataaaaatgtttctaTACTGCGATacttgaccttgagaaac contains:
- the LOC125645926 gene encoding 39S ribosomal protein L45, mitochondrial-like isoform X2, producing MKCHGRYKFSSPHIHPNPSARFKKLRTRKTMKQLWETAEEKQPPYIVKEPTRVYTKPTEIGITNSGRVMNSYIPMEKDARKELTSKEKFQEDRKRILGKISKVRFIRFVKKYDTAFNQREFLAHAHHIYITAHNCIKRIRENEEELIDYVTQNVYGQMTKGMHDKTIEWEFVESMEQPKIVNAAAGHLGTKDNSYAQFTVRFHTLQKLAIYNRFGKLIYGDRDRPRYVLEYVLFEKHVSDTEGKWRIAGKITPEWKKKGFSFLHTWKEEAPKKEVVGFEDLEPFRVHRYNPEYPDEMTSDEMTNHSDDKTDDQIDSVTNKN
- the LOC125645926 gene encoding 39S ribosomal protein L45, mitochondrial-like isoform X1 encodes the protein MVMSMTSVLNMMFLPRGNFSRLATSVKILQNTTATNSCMKCHGRYKFSSPHIHPNPSARFKKLRTRKTMKQLWETAEEKQPPYIVKEPTRVYTKPTEIGITNSGRVMNSYIPMEKDARKELTSKEKFQEDRKRILGKISKVRFIRFVKKYDTAFNQREFLAHAHHIYITAHNCIKRIRENEEELIDYVTQNVYGQMTKGMHDKTIEWEFVESMEQPKIVNAAAGHLGTKDNSYAQFTVRFHTLQKLAIYNRFGKLIYGDRDRPRYVLEYVLFEKHVSDTEGKWRIAGKITPEWKKKGFSFLHTWKEEAPKKEVVGFEDLEPFRVHRYNPEYPDEMTSDEMTNHSDDKTDDQIDSVTNKN